A region of Vanessa tameamea isolate UH-Manoa-2023 chromosome 21, ilVanTame1 primary haplotype, whole genome shotgun sequence DNA encodes the following proteins:
- the LOC113395484 gene encoding uncharacterized protein LOC113395484 has translation MGGRQLFWSSFCIMLFSSNFVIACDEKGLCLLEALKEMKDCKKTALASLLKPLLSKLEKKEKLVCSKCGAKEPPATIVLMPACPPPPCLPPPPALPPIILAPPPAPCFPPAPLCLPAPPPAPLMLPAPAPICIPAPAPSPYFLPAPAPAPLCLPPPAPAPLCLPFPPPAPLFLPAPPPAPIVLPAPAPVPFMLPPTSAPLCCPPPPAPAPIVISLVPPAPPPPPPCALPPPGLPMTAYMVPSPIPITLEPKPLEHPPPCGCHYY, from the exons ATGGGGGGGAGGCAGCTGTTTTGGTCCTCCTTCTGTATAATGTTATTCAGTTCGAATTTCGTGATAGCCTGCGATGAAAAAGGGCTATGTTTG ttgGAGGCTCTCAAAGAAATGAAAGATTGTAAAAAGACAGCATTGGCTTC GTTACTCAAGCCGCTGCTCTCTAAGCTTG aaaAGAAAGAGAAACTTGTATGCAGCAAATGCGGCGCTAAAGAGCCTCCAGCAACGATTGTTTTGATGCCAGCTTGTCCACCGCCACCATGTCTACCCCCTCCACCAGCGCTACCTCCAATAATATTGGCTCCTCCTCCGGCGCCCTGTTTTCCTCCAGCGCCCTTATGTCTTCCTGCACCACCCCCAGCCCCATTAATGCTCCCCGCACCAGCGCCAATATGTATTCCTGCACCAGCTCCGAGCCCTTACTTCCTACCTGCTCCAGCACCTGCACCTCTATGTCTACCTCCCCCAGCACCTGCACCTCTATGTCTACCTTTCCCACCTCCAGCACCTCTATTTTTGCCTGCACCTCCACCAGCGCCTATTGTGTTGCCAGCTCCTGCCCCTGTACCATTTATGCTACCACCCACGTCAGCTCCTCTTTGTTGTCCTCCACCACCTGCGCCTGCACCAATTGTTATATCATTGGTGCCCCCCGCACCACCACCTCCTCCACCGTGCGCCTTACCGCCACCCGGACTGCCTATGACTGCGTATATGGTTCCATCTCCTATTCCAATAACATTGGAGCCAAAACCTCTAGAACATCCGCCTCCGTGTGGTtgccattattattaa